The Juglans regia cultivar Chandler chromosome 16, Walnut 2.0, whole genome shotgun sequence nucleotide sequence tataaatagatcctataagtaaattcataaagtagtatagttttatataatacgtttgatctactttataataaaaataattttataatctaacgtactacgtcaattacattaatttataatttttttttataattcttttagacaaacatttctattttatttattttttatttcacacCATCTTCACACAAATCACATCCTTGTCACTTGTCAGTACTTCTATGTGATCAGTAGTCTTTACACCCTCCACTCCACAGCTccacttcttagtttttttcaATGATGCTACGCACAATTGGCATGAGCAACCTTTGTGTAACGGGTTGACATAGCTGAGTTCTACTTTCTCCCTTTCatcctccctctttctctctcctttcattTTTCTGTCTGTTGTAAAAAACTTAGGAACTTGATTTAGTGCTTCTCTCTTACAAGATAGACTCCAAGTCTCTGCACTTCATCACCCACCACTCGATCTTCTCTGCAGAGTGTTCCGGTGTCCTTGACTCTCTCaaacagctctctctctctctctctctctctctctctctctctctctctctctctctctctctctctctctatactcAATTAGAAGTATTCCATTACTCATAAGAAAAATCTAACAGACGAGAATGAAAAACAATGGCAGCAAAcagaaaatgataatttgtaAATGATTTTCAAACATTTGAAGCAAAAAAATTCATACTCTCGTCATTGAACTCAGGTTTAAACATTACATagaactaaaactaaaaatcaAGAGGTTCTTCAAACTTAAAAGCCACAAATCATATCATGCTTCAGTCAAAACCTTTGCTCTTGTGGAACAGACGAATGAAACCCTTTAGCGGTACTGCACGAAAAAATAGAGTCCACCCAAAATCATATCAGATTAGGAAACAATCAGAACCCAACATTTAGAATAGGACAATAAActcattagaaaaataatacctTAATGAAGCCAATTTCCTTGGTATTGCTACGGAAGCATTGCCTACAACACGAGGTCGTACTTCCTGATCGACCCATGGGGATTCTCGCAAACCCGACTATCAAGCAAAGAAAAAGGCAACACAAAACTAAAGTTAGTACAGGGCCGTAGTTCTTAGGGTGAGAATTCTGCATGTTGGAGTGCCCCATGATCTTGTTCTGTGTCTCAGCGAAAGGGGAAATTGGAGAGAGCTGTGGAAGCAAGAGGCTTTGAGAAAACCCTATAGAACGCTGTGGGGCTTTTACTTCAGTGGATCAGTTTGCTTTGCTCCAAGGCTACAAAACACATTCAGAAGTTCCTGGCAGGGGTTGGCTTCATGGGAAGTGGCCTTCGTGGTAATGAGaatagagttaaaaaaaaaagaaagaaaaaagagattgagaGGGAATAATCAAATGAAACGGTGAGTTTCTTATCCACATTGGCACCGATTCCCCAACGCGGTTACacaacatttttctctttttaactcaacacggctccacttttttttttcttttgttttttctcaattttatttatctcaACACGGCTCCACTTCTTGATATtgcaaagaaacaacaaaacaagTTGCAACATTCCATAAAAGTTGTAGAGGCCGGGTCCTATTCAAGGGGCACCCGCACCAATACCATGGATTAGTAGCCGAAAAAAGCTAAACGCAACCGGCTCATACAACCGGTGGGTAAACGCCAACTCATCTTAATGAAACAGTGTGTTTCATTTATGAGAAACTGGAACCAAACGAAGCAAATGAGAGAGGTGGGACTTAGAGTTTGTCAAAACTCACCGTTTTGATTGAAACGAATTCGatccttctcccttctcccttctccctAACCCTAATACCATCGACATCCCTCCCTTCCTGAAACCAGCGATGGAGACCATCACGAAATGGAAGGAAGCTCACacacgacgacgacgacgaccaCTACGGGACGGCGACGACGCAGAGAGCTACCCAAAGATTTTCTGTAGCAGTGAAGAAACGGAGCTTGAGAGGTAGATTCAGTTTTCTGTACGTGTGAAATGAAAATCATTTGTAGCAGTGATGAAACAATGCTTGAAAGCAAACGAGATTGGTTGATTCAGTGAGGAAACGGAGCTTGAGAGCAAATGAGATTGGTAGATTCAGTGAGGAAATAGAGCTTTTTTGCAAACGAGATTAGTAGATGtgtgaaatgaaaatttgaaatcttcCCTCCAGTTTTgtcgtcatttttttttttaatatattggctGACGTGGCATAATACCACGTCAGCCGATTACCCAACGGTTGTAAGCTGGCGGTTGTATGTAGCACTAGTGATCCAGCTCTGATTGCCTGTCTAGGTTTGCATGGCACGTTCTACCTGGACATGTGGATGGTCCACGCAAATGTATACGTGGCAAAATGTCTCTTACTACTaaagattaatttaaataataaaataaaatgagatgattttaaataaattgaataaaatattattagagtattatttttaatattattattatttaaaaatttaaaaaagttaaattatttactatattttgtgtataaatttaaaaaaattataatgattagataaaatgaaatgaaactatTTCTGAATCCGAACATAACCTAAATGGTCCCCTagtttgaatttatatttgaatcatattattattggtGTAGAGTTTTTTACctctattaaatatttaataaattttataagactATTTCATATCTTCATTTTACTCACTTTTAAATTGGAATAAAAACTTAATATGTATTTGAcatttaattattctattttcaaatgGATATATAGAATAcacaatttatataatttaaataataaaatttaatttttaaataaaattatatcacgtAAACATTACGTCTagagattttaaaataacaGTAAAAAGCATTTCATCTAGGGCAGAAATGGAGACCATAACTGGTCCATATTTTGTTCTTTCTAGTCATTCCAATGGTAGCTAGGTCCTTTGAAATAACAGCTTGATATTCCTGACTTTTACCAACCACTTTCATTGCAATCTAGAAGCCTTTTTCCTTGCTCCTGCacttttcaattgttttttttttattttttattttctccttaCCTCTCCTCCCCTAGTAAATTTCTCCTCCTAGATCCCATTAATCTGCATCCTGGTTGGACATAGGAAAGCTTGAAAGGTTCCTCGGAATCACAAAGACAAACTAAACTATAATTTGGTTATAATTTATGCGTGTCTCAGCCTGTGCCtgctaaaattttaaaaaagtaatgtaacgtataattgtgaaatatataaatattatatagttgttttaaaaaataataaaatttattattaaaaattaattttttttatataaattttatttttttaaataattatacaatatttatatatttacgattataaatattatttttttataaaaaaaaatctatcttaAGATAGAGACATTTTCCACAGACGACTCGACTTGCATCAGCAAGATATTCTGCAGCAGACGCAATCTCGATGAAAAAGGATCGGAAGAAACTGAGTAATTCAAGAGAGAGAGCAAGCAGGCTGTCAGCATCCTCAAGAATTTATGGCGGCCTCAAAGTCCAAGCCAAGAAACTGATACAATACCGACTTCttgacttttctttctttctttccttttcggCAGAGGATTCACCATCATTGGATAGGAACTGGCTTTGTCACGGGtgttataaaatatgaatatttttaggATGTTACTTCAGAAGCATGAGATTTTAGATCAAGTTACTTTATATTCGGCTTAATGACAattgtttcaactttcaatccCAAGcataataaaagtaatattatatataattataaaatatataaatacaatataattatttttaaaaaaataaaatttatttataaaaaattaattttttttatgtagatcttatatttatttatttttttcgaaatgattatatgatacttacatattcataattataaatatcatttttcataaataaattcagcgttctagatatggatagaaaatattttaatgattatataaaattaaatttataaattaatataatttaatatgatatgttaaattataaaattatttttattttaaaataaatgtaacagatCCTGTAAAATAACGTGACGAAGAATCCGAAAACCCAAGAAGAAATAATGCCAGATGCAACATCTGGTTAAGGCCAAGGCAATTGACTTTATTGCTTGTTAATCAGGATTACAACTCAGAACTCTAAATAATATTGCATAATCTCATTATCTAGAACTTTCAAATTACTCAGATATTCCAGAAACAGAAGGGCTGATCTTCTGCTGGGAACccaaaattacaataatttgCAGGCGGATCGTGACATCCATCTTCAAGTTTTAGAAAGAATGGTTGGGGCAATAGTGTCTGGCTGCGATTATCATCTTCGTCATGTAAGAAATCCGACTGGTCTGGCTCAAAGACTTGACATGAATCCGCAGGCGCCAACAATGAAGAATAATTCTTCCCATCAGTTCGACGTGGGCTGTTGGAGTAAAAAACATCACTTTTGGCTGAACTTACATCTTCCTGCTTACACACCAGTTTTGGCACATTGGACATATTTTCAGAAATTGGATTACGAATTGTTTCTTTGGGTTCTGATTTTAACAGCTTAATGACATCAAGTGGCTCTGCATTTCCCATCTCTTTCCCTCTAATAAGCAATTTGTCCTTCAAGGAATTAACCTGTTGCATATGAAAACAATGAACTGATGAACCATTTTTCCAAGAGTAGGACATTATACTTTCCACCAACTAGTACTTACAACAAGAGTAATTCAAGCATATAGAATTCACCTTAATTTTCAAGCTTTCCTTCTCCTTGAGGAGATTTTCATAGTCAACCTTGAGCTTATCATAACAAGCTTTCAAAGAGTCGTAGTCCTTTTCAAGTTGTTTGCTCTTAAAACGAGCACGCCTGTTTTGAAACCATATGGCAACTTGCCGAGACTTCAAACTAAGTTCCTTTGCCAGTTGGATCTTCCTCTCTGGTGCAAGTTTGTTTTCCACCTCAAAACTCCTCTCGAGAAGCTCAACTTGATCGGCAGTGAGCCTCCTTTTCTTTCCGGGTTGATGAAAGCACCCAACATCGTAGTCCTCGTCAACATGTTCATCTTTATCGAGCCGTTGGAAAAATGGTCGAGCTGCTGCTGTGTTTCCTCcactaaaattctcataatttacCATGGATTTCAAAGCTGAATTAAAGGAACCCAAAATTAGAGGGTTATAAAGATATCAAGTTCCTTATTTCATTCTGATGTTGGTCACATCAGTCATCAAATGCAAAACTGACAGATGGACCCATCCAAAAGGAATAATCTGAAAAGAATCAACAATCAAGACAGACAGGGAGAGCAAATTACCGTGGATCAACGACAGAAACTACGAAATCTTCGACTTTTACTTCTCAAcatgttaaacaaaataaatattcgGACTTCACCATGGAAATCACGTAACATGGAAAACAAGGcaaagtaaattaaaatacatgaaggaaaaagaaatgggaAACAACCAAAATCGA carries:
- the LOC108989778 gene encoding homeobox-leucine zipper protein ATHB-6-like isoform X2, with translation MVNYENFSGGNTAAARPFFQRLDKDEHVDEDYDVGCFHQPGKKRRLTADQVELLERSFEVENKLAPERKIQLAKELSLKSRQVAIWFQNRRARFKSKQLEKDYDSLKACYDKLKVDYENLLKEKESLKIKVNSLKDKLLIRGKEMGNAEPLDVIKLLKSEPKETIRNPISENMSNVPKLVCKQEDVSSAKSDVFYSNSPRRTDGKNYSSLLAPADSCQVFEPDQSDFLHDEDDNRSQTLLPQPFFLKLEDGCHDPPANYCNFGFPAEDQPFCFWNI
- the LOC108989778 gene encoding homeobox-leucine zipper protein ATHB-6-like isoform X1 → MVGGKVCGIVSNVSVLSQNERLPFSSEVLEPLWTPSSNPSLHALKSMVNYENFSGGNTAAARPFFQRLDKDEHVDEDYDVGCFHQPGKKRRLTADQVELLERSFEVENKLAPERKIQLAKELSLKSRQVAIWFQNRRARFKSKQLEKDYDSLKACYDKLKVDYENLLKEKESLKIKVNSLKDKLLIRGKEMGNAEPLDVIKLLKSEPKETIRNPISENMSNVPKLVCKQEDVSSAKSDVFYSNSPRRTDGKNYSSLLAPADSCQVFEPDQSDFLHDEDDNRSQTLLPQPFFLKLEDGCHDPPANYCNFGFPAEDQPFCFWNI